Proteins from one Faecalibacterium sp. I3-3-33 genomic window:
- the argF gene encoding ornithine carbamoyltransferase codes for MKNLLKMGDLSPAELTHILDVADQLKADCKAGRTAPLLAGKSVALLFSKASTRTRTSFEVGVYQMGGLGNYMNTAELQAGRGEPLRDTARVLGRYYDCAVWRTYRQRDLEELAELSGIPVINGLTDYAHPCQVLADLMTIRERRGTLAGLKLCFVGDGSNMANSLIVGGLLAGMQVSCVCPPGYRPAADVLMFAHKYGNAFHLTTDPAEGLRDADIVATAAWNTTAPGTAESEQRLRDFVGFQLTGRLLENAKPNALVLHCLPAHRGEEISTALFEQHADEIFDEAENRLHVQKAVLAVLLAGK; via the coding sequence ATGAAAAATCTGCTGAAAATGGGCGACCTTTCCCCCGCCGAGCTGACCCACATTCTGGATGTGGCAGACCAGCTGAAAGCGGACTGCAAGGCAGGCCGCACCGCCCCGCTGCTGGCGGGCAAAAGCGTGGCGCTGCTGTTTTCCAAGGCATCCACCCGCACCCGCACCAGCTTTGAGGTGGGCGTGTACCAGATGGGCGGTCTTGGCAACTACATGAACACCGCCGAATTGCAGGCCGGGCGGGGCGAGCCCCTGCGGGACACCGCCCGGGTGCTGGGGCGCTACTACGACTGCGCCGTCTGGCGCACCTACCGCCAGCGGGACTTGGAGGAACTGGCGGAACTTTCCGGCATTCCGGTGATCAACGGCCTGACCGACTACGCCCACCCCTGTCAGGTGCTGGCTGACCTGATGACCATCCGGGAGCGCCGGGGCACGCTGGCAGGGCTGAAGCTCTGCTTTGTGGGTGACGGCAGCAACATGGCCAACAGTCTGATCGTGGGCGGCCTTTTGGCGGGGATGCAGGTGTCCTGCGTCTGTCCACCGGGCTACCGCCCGGCAGCGGATGTGCTGATGTTTGCCCACAAATACGGCAATGCCTTCCACCTGACCACCGACCCCGCCGAAGGTCTGCGGGATGCAGACATCGTAGCTACCGCCGCATGGAACACCACCGCCCCCGGCACCGCCGAAAGTGAGCAGCGTCTGCGGGATTTTGTGGGCTTTCAGTTGACAGGCCGTCTGCTGGAAAACGCAAAGCCCAACGCGCTGGTGCTGCACTGTCTGCCCGCCCACCGGGGCGAGGAGATCTCCACCGCCCTGTTCGAGCAGCACGCGGACGAGATCTTTGACGAAGCAGAGAACCGCCTCCACGTCCAGAAAGCCGTGCTGGCGGTGCTGCTGGCGGGCAAGTAA